Proteins from a genomic interval of Polaribacter sp. Q13:
- a CDS encoding arylsulfatase — translation MKIKLILWVALVSAIVISCAQEKTKKVIGKQKQPNIIYILADDMGIGDIGPYGQTKIHTPNLDALAARGMKFTQHYSGAAVCAPSRSTLMTGQHTGHTPIRGNKQLVEDKDGQVPLPKNSVTIAEILKDAGYTTGMFGKWGLGFDEGDPNNQGFDEFYGYNDQKLAHRYYPPYLNHNQELDSLEGNDWIHKVTYSPDKIRDHRLQFLEDNKDKPFFAYIPLVLPHVELISPNDSIFKMYDGKFKETPYTEDNKYTSDYGPNIVTYEYSPCDKPKATYASMVTRIDAYVGEIIAKVEELGLTDNTIIMFTSDNGPSPEGGTSPDFFDSNSKFRGYKRDLYEGGIRAPFIAVWPHKIAEGSVTDHVSAFWDVLPTLTEITNTKNPKNIDGISFLPTLLNKDVQKTHDHLYWEFNIKGGRKAVRKGNWKGVWNKMNLKGDKKGAFELYDLSKDVSETTDIASLHPEIVAELKGLMLSSRTTSKYFPFN, via the coding sequence ATGAAGATTAAATTAATTTTATGGGTTGCACTTGTTTCTGCAATTGTAATTTCTTGTGCACAAGAAAAAACAAAAAAGGTTATAGGCAAACAGAAACAACCAAACATCATCTATATTTTAGCAGATGATATGGGGATTGGAGACATTGGTCCTTACGGGCAAACAAAAATTCATACGCCAAACCTAGATGCATTAGCTGCAAGAGGTATGAAGTTTACGCAACATTATAGTGGAGCGGCAGTTTGTGCTCCATCTCGTTCTACTTTAATGACGGGTCAACATACAGGGCATACGCCAATTAGAGGGAATAAACAGTTGGTAGAAGATAAAGATGGTCAGGTGCCATTACCAAAAAATTCGGTAACTATTGCAGAAATTTTAAAAGACGCAGGTTATACAACAGGTATGTTTGGTAAATGGGGGCTAGGTTTTGATGAAGGAGATCCAAACAATCAAGGTTTTGATGAGTTTTATGGTTATAATGATCAAAAATTGGCACATCGTTATTATCCACCATATTTAAATCATAATCAAGAATTAGACTCTTTAGAAGGGAACGATTGGATACATAAAGTTACGTATTCTCCAGATAAAATTAGAGACCACAGACTTCAGTTTTTAGAAGATAATAAAGACAAACCATTTTTTGCATATATTCCTTTAGTATTGCCACATGTAGAACTTATTTCTCCAAACGATTCTATTTTTAAAATGTATGATGGTAAATTTAAAGAAACACCTTATACAGAAGACAATAAATATACCTCAGATTATGGACCAAATATAGTAACTTATGAATATTCACCTTGTGATAAACCAAAAGCAACCTATGCTTCTATGGTAACAAGGATAGATGCGTATGTTGGTGAAATTATAGCAAAAGTAGAAGAGTTAGGTCTTACAGATAACACTATTATTATGTTTACGAGTGATAATGGACCTTCTCCTGAAGGAGGAACTAGCCCGGACTTTTTTGATAGTAATAGTAAGTTTAGAGGTTATAAAAGAGATTTGTATGAAGGCGGAATTAGAGCCCCATTTATAGCTGTTTGGCCACATAAAATTGCAGAAGGAAGCGTAACCGATCACGTTTCTGCTTTTTGGGATGTGTTGCCAACTTTAACGGAAATAACAAATACAAAAAATCCTAAAAATATTGATGGTATTTCTTTTTTACCAACACTATTAAACAAAGATGTTCAGAAAACACATGATCATTTATATTGGGAGTTTAATATTAAAGGAGGAAGAAAAGCAGTGAGAAAAGGAAATTGGAAAGGCGTTTGGAATAAGATGAACTTGAAAGGCGATAAGAAAGGTGCTTTTGAATTATATGATTTATCTAAAGATGTTTCTGAAACTACAGATATTGCAAGTTTACACCCAGAAATTGTAGCAGAATTAAAAGGATTAATGTTAAGTTCAAGAACTACATCAAAATATTTTCCTTTTAATTAA
- a CDS encoding glycoside hydrolase family 2 TIM barrel-domain containing protein — protein MKISFKNLIKYFFLLFISVNLSSCKEENYEAKINFNNGWKFTKLKEITTPDEAFSQPNFDATSWKDVSLPHTTNIEPQTVNDQWQGIAWYRKSFNVPVNPSKKKVFLELEAAMNFSKIWINGSLVSEHNGGYLPVKVDITKFVNKGDNVVAIRLDNTDNKITGPKPLKRLDFNMYGGLYRNAWLYISEKVHISDAVLANKVAGGGIFITYPKVSKAVSEVAVKTNIINEEKTEKEIKVVQSIFYDGKLVKEQTSTKKIAAASNVDIKELFSLNEAKLWSPKHPNLYHLETKVFIGDNEVDAKTTRFGIREFTFDKENQLYINGEKTFLRGVNRHQEYPFVGYALSDNAQYRDAKKIKEGGFNYIRLSHYPQSPAFLDACDELGLVVIDAIMGWQYYGDNDAFRAYCYRSASELIRRDRNRPSVMAWEVSLNETQMPIFFMEELNRIVHAEYPGKNVYSCGWMDDVYDIYLQSRQHRILHPHVLKDKPYSVSEYGDWEYHSKNGGLNQDKLSNDLRAELSSRQPRALGEQRLLNQTYNLQESHNDNLNTVAYSDSYWVMYDYNRGYHNDIEYSGIMDIFRLPKFGYYFYQSQRDVDAGNVLKIATYWNEKSPLDVKVFSNAAEVQLFLNDKLIAAQKPDQNKNTNKLSHPPFTFKIPSYEAGTLKAVGFINGKQVSEDIVTTAKKPTKLKIWIDESGKKPQAGVNDVVFCYIAAVDENGTIDQDYSEEMNITITGDLEIMNPDVIKAEAGIATALIRIGKSLNGTVSAEAKNLKSANYNF, from the coding sequence ATGAAAATTAGTTTTAAAAATTTAATAAAATATTTCTTTTTGCTTTTTATTTCTGTTAATTTATCTTCTTGTAAAGAAGAAAATTACGAAGCAAAAATTAATTTTAATAATGGTTGGAAATTCACCAAATTAAAAGAAATAACAACACCAGACGAAGCTTTTAGTCAACCAAATTTCGATGCAACTTCTTGGAAAGATGTAAGTTTACCCCACACAACAAATATAGAACCACAAACGGTAAATGATCAATGGCAAGGAATTGCTTGGTACAGAAAAAGTTTTAATGTACCTGTTAATCCATCTAAAAAGAAAGTGTTTTTAGAATTAGAAGCAGCCATGAATTTTTCTAAAATTTGGATAAACGGTTCATTGGTTTCAGAACATAATGGAGGGTATTTACCTGTAAAAGTAGATATTACCAAATTTGTAAACAAAGGAGATAATGTTGTTGCTATTAGATTAGACAATACAGATAATAAAATTACGGGTCCAAAACCTTTAAAGAGGTTAGATTTTAACATGTATGGAGGTTTGTACAGAAATGCGTGGTTATATATTTCAGAAAAAGTACATATTTCTGATGCCGTTTTAGCAAATAAAGTAGCAGGAGGTGGCATTTTTATTACGTATCCAAAAGTATCTAAAGCTGTTTCTGAAGTAGCTGTAAAAACAAACATTATTAATGAAGAAAAAACCGAGAAAGAAATTAAGGTTGTACAAAGTATTTTTTATGATGGAAAGTTGGTTAAAGAGCAAACATCAACCAAAAAAATAGCAGCAGCAAGTAATGTTGATATTAAGGAATTATTCTCTTTAAATGAGGCTAAATTATGGTCTCCAAAACACCCTAATTTATATCATTTAGAAACCAAAGTTTTTATTGGTGATAATGAAGTGGATGCTAAAACCACTCGTTTCGGAATTAGAGAATTTACTTTTGATAAAGAAAATCAATTGTACATCAACGGAGAAAAAACTTTTTTACGTGGTGTAAATCGTCATCAAGAATATCCTTTTGTTGGATACGCGCTATCTGATAACGCACAATATAGAGATGCAAAAAAAATAAAAGAAGGCGGTTTTAATTATATTAGATTATCTCATTACCCACAATCACCAGCTTTTTTAGATGCTTGTGATGAATTAGGTTTGGTAGTTATTGATGCTATTATGGGGTGGCAATATTATGGTGATAATGATGCTTTTAGAGCATATTGTTACCGTTCTGCATCAGAATTAATTAGAAGAGATAGAAACAGACCATCAGTTATGGCTTGGGAAGTTTCTTTAAACGAAACGCAAATGCCTATTTTCTTTATGGAAGAATTAAATAGAATTGTACATGCAGAATATCCTGGAAAGAATGTGTATTCTTGTGGATGGATGGATGATGTGTATGATATTTATTTACAATCTCGTCAACATAGAATTTTACATCCTCATGTATTAAAAGACAAACCTTATTCGGTTTCTGAATACGGAGATTGGGAATATCATTCTAAAAATGGTGGTTTAAATCAAGATAAATTATCTAATGATTTAAGGGCAGAATTAAGCAGCCGACAACCAAGAGCTTTGGGAGAACAACGTTTATTAAACCAAACCTATAATTTACAAGAATCTCACAATGATAATTTAAATACAGTTGCTTATTCTGATAGTTATTGGGTAATGTATGACTATAACAGAGGCTATCATAACGACATTGAATATTCTGGAATAATGGATATTTTTAGATTGCCGAAATTTGGATATTATTTTTACCAAAGTCAAAGAGATGTAGATGCTGGAAATGTATTAAAAATTGCAACTTATTGGAATGAAAAATCTCCTTTAGATGTAAAAGTATTTTCAAATGCAGCCGAAGTTCAATTATTTTTGAATGATAAATTAATTGCTGCTCAAAAACCAGATCAAAATAAAAATACCAATAAGTTAAGTCATCCGCCATTTACTTTTAAAATTCCTTCTTATGAAGCAGGAACTTTAAAAGCGGTAGGTTTTATAAACGGAAAACAAGTTTCTGAAGACATTGTTACCACAGCTAAAAAACCAACTAAATTAAAAATTTGGATAGATGAAAGTGGAAAAAAACCACAAGCAGGAGTAAATGATGTGGTGTTTTGTTACATTGCTGCCGTTGATGAAAACGGAACTATAGACCAAGATTATTCAGAAGAAATGAATATTACTATAACTGGAGATTTAGAAATTATGAATCCGGATGTTATTAAAGCAGAAGCAGGTATTGCAACTGCACTAATTAGAATTGGTAAATCTTTAAACGGAACTGTTTCTGCAGAAGCTAAGAATTTAAAATCTGCTAATTATAATTTTTAA
- a CDS encoding sulfatase-like hydrolase/transferase — protein sequence MKILSFFSILFLSLAVFTSCNNSENKEKTLVNKEIYKGKKPNIVFLLADDMGYGELGSFGQKEIRTPFLDSLASVGKRFTDFYAGTSVCSPSRAVLMTGLHTGHVNIRGNKGDVNGVWDRVPLKKSEKTIGEMLQSAGYQTAMIGKWHLGVPEDTSTWAKGRGFDYAVQEQWGKDVNGKEIDERVHWVNNNQDSIFYNYNKHKCLDEFRTNFALDYLDKKSSDKPFFLYMSYRTPHAHEFFLSKTDLYADRIEEWPEIERRHAARITMLDAQIKRLFHKLKASGELENTLIVFSSDNGPTNENHHSYKFFNSSGDLKGFKRDVYEGGVRVPMISYWKGKIAEGTTTNHPATFYDVMPTLAEVAGTTSANKTDGISFLPELLGKDNQQKHDFLYFEIQEGKGVAGFKQATRFGKWKAVRMRDKYHTELYNLSVDLYEEKDVSKEHPELVEKANKILKRESVKNPHFPYSGGVFK from the coding sequence ATGAAAATATTAAGTTTTTTTTCAATTCTATTCTTAAGTTTAGCTGTATTTACAAGTTGTAATAATTCAGAAAATAAAGAGAAAACGCTCGTAAATAAAGAAATTTATAAAGGCAAAAAACCAAACATTGTTTTCCTTTTAGCGGATGATATGGGGTATGGTGAATTAGGTTCTTTCGGACAAAAAGAAATTAGAACGCCGTTTCTAGATTCTTTAGCTTCTGTAGGAAAACGTTTTACCGATTTTTATGCAGGTACTTCTGTTTGTTCGCCTTCTAGAGCTGTTTTAATGACAGGTTTACATACAGGACACGTAAATATTCGAGGAAATAAAGGAGATGTTAATGGGGTGTGGGATAGAGTTCCTTTAAAAAAGTCTGAAAAAACTATTGGAGAAATGTTACAAAGTGCAGGGTACCAAACAGCAATGATTGGTAAATGGCATTTAGGTGTGCCAGAAGATACTTCTACTTGGGCAAAAGGGCGTGGTTTTGATTATGCAGTACAAGAACAATGGGGAAAAGATGTTAACGGAAAAGAGATTGATGAACGCGTACATTGGGTAAATAACAATCAAGATTCTATTTTTTACAATTATAATAAACACAAATGTTTAGATGAGTTTAGAACAAATTTTGCATTAGATTATTTAGATAAAAAATCTAGCGATAAACCTTTTTTCTTATACATGTCTTATAGAACACCGCATGCACATGAGTTTTTCTTAAGTAAAACAGATTTATATGCAGACAGAATAGAAGAATGGCCAGAGATTGAAAGACGTCATGCAGCAAGAATAACTATGTTAGATGCACAAATTAAAAGGTTGTTTCATAAATTAAAAGCGAGTGGCGAGTTAGAAAATACGTTAATTGTTTTTTCTAGTGATAATGGACCAACAAATGAAAATCATCATAGTTATAAATTCTTTAATAGTTCTGGAGATCTAAAAGGTTTTAAAAGAGATGTGTATGAAGGTGGAGTTAGAGTACCAATGATTAGTTATTGGAAAGGTAAAATTGCAGAAGGAACTACTACAAATCATCCAGCTACTTTTTATGATGTAATGCCAACTTTAGCCGAAGTTGCTGGTACAACATCGGCAAACAAAACAGACGGAATTTCATTTTTACCAGAGTTGTTAGGCAAAGACAATCAGCAAAAACACGATTTTTTATATTTCGAAATTCAAGAAGGAAAAGGAGTAGCAGGGTTTAAACAAGCCACTCGTTTTGGTAAATGGAAAGCAGTAAGAATGAGAGATAAATATCATACTGAATTATATAATTTATCCGTAGATTTATACGAAGAAAAAGATGTTTCTAAAGAACATCCAGAATTGGTAGAAAAAGCTAATAAAATTCTAAAAAGAGAAAGCGTAAAAAACCCACATTTTCCTTATTCTGGAGGGGTTTTTAAATAA
- a CDS encoding family 16 glycosylhydrolase, with the protein MVNKNIKRFFFLSTLLLLISCGNLKNATKGADVKNETKVFPFSDLDNKGDWVLNTDASDEFESDKIDEDKWYIVGKFKNGKPFYKHPDNPNKKVWKGRAPSQFSGKNYRLEDGKLILETRWEPDFPFSDEKQKPWGKKEGEVAQFENLTTACFIGRKFFKYGYMEIKSKAADAEITSAFWAIGNKTELDIFEQFGDHRQPNKEANGKDRELWWSIHDWSKEGKGKSVYTEHLDYGFRVADNFHVYGIEWNEDGLKLYVDGVYKTGATKEQVDAYAKEKGYPNGWVMDGAISIWLDQETFPWHGVPDSKEDLELNSPEGEKEDGVVDYEIEYVRIWQKK; encoded by the coding sequence ATGGTAAATAAAAACATCAAAAGATTCTTTTTTCTAAGTACACTTCTTTTACTTATATCCTGTGGTAATCTAAAAAATGCTACTAAAGGTGCTGATGTTAAAAATGAGACTAAAGTTTTCCCTTTTTCAGATCTTGATAATAAGGGGGATTGGGTTTTAAATACGGATGCTTCCGATGAGTTCGAATCAGATAAAATAGATGAAGATAAATGGTACATTGTAGGAAAGTTTAAAAACGGAAAACCTTTTTACAAACATCCAGACAACCCAAACAAAAAAGTTTGGAAAGGACGCGCGCCATCTCAGTTTTCTGGAAAAAATTATCGTTTAGAAGATGGTAAACTAATTTTAGAAACGCGTTGGGAACCAGATTTTCCATTTTCAGATGAAAAACAAAAACCTTGGGGTAAAAAAGAAGGAGAAGTTGCTCAATTCGAAAACCTAACAACAGCATGTTTTATTGGGCGTAAGTTTTTTAAATACGGCTATATGGAAATTAAAAGTAAGGCTGCCGATGCAGAAATTACCAGTGCTTTTTGGGCGATAGGAAACAAAACAGAATTAGATATTTTTGAACAATTTGGAGACCATAGACAACCTAATAAAGAAGCAAATGGTAAAGATAGAGAGCTTTGGTGGTCTATACATGATTGGTCTAAAGAAGGAAAAGGAAAAAGCGTTTATACAGAGCATTTAGATTATGGTTTTAGAGTGGCAGACAATTTTCATGTATATGGAATTGAATGGAACGAAGATGGTCTTAAATTATATGTAGATGGTGTTTATAAAACTGGTGCAACTAAAGAACAAGTAGATGCATATGCTAAAGAAAAAGGCTATCCAAATGGATGGGTTATGGATGGAGCTATTTCAATTTGGTTAGATCAAGAAACTTTTCCTTGGCATGGTGTGCCAGATAGTAAAGAAGATTTAGAATTGAATAGTCCTGAAGGTGAAAAAGAGGATGGAGTAGTAGACTATGAAATTGAGTATGTAAGAATTTGGCAAAAAAAATAA
- a CDS encoding outer membrane beta-barrel protein — MFSTKINFKIGALLMFLFCFSISIQGQSSGIKGVITDETNVPLEMVSIALLSPKDNTFLSYTTTDEKGMFLLNDIPQDTIVLQLDLLGFKTFSKKLIYNKELIDLKTIVLKEDIGQLDEIVITAVVPVQIKKDTVSFNADSFKVNFDDNIEGLLNKLPGIELEEGKIVAQGTTVTKIFVDGKEFFGGDPSIVLKNISADAIAKIEVIDKNSDEAELTGVNDGNKEVVINFTLKKSKKNRGFGKVAAGLGLDNRYFSNLNYNQFNSKSQLSVIGKFNNINVTGSNIQGFLQNADGIADDSDDDSEDDFIKPQKSLSGFLKTGVAGINYGKEIKKKESFNVDYFYNLSENRGISNTNRVFFSNKNNFNYKSDNNYFNTSDNHNLNFNYENKSSKTSSLRIKGRFYADNRKSDLTREGLYLDTSDVLVTTNTNISSNSNLKKFGNINLNYYHKLPKEGRSFSTNFNAVINNSQKNNNQNTFIERNLNKTNPSTTNFEILRDEDINSANILVRIKYTEPLGGNHYFNTEASSEILTGTENTNQNRKTIKTTTVEDFINYNYKYSENSFKTKFSHSYNKPTLNVSSGLEFQTLNRSFGEVDKFQFKREELYLNPYLFFQYKPNRGQKFRFTYRKYVKAPRANQTNPFYNDINPYAISTGNPDLKTEKTNSFLLLANVYDFNSSVSFNGKLQYLSATDAIIRNVTIDDDYIRTVSYQNSGKKTRFNALANLTKKVNSLGLRLSLKSKYSYNAANSIVNYELNNVASKDYLTSLLIQNNSKRKVDLKAGATYILNNTSFSIEKDLDRKFTTQKYFGMVDFDISKRLNINTQFDYLVYTDNKFLIRQEIPIWNAAISYSLSAKNNIIKLVLIDLLDRNVDVYRRSTLNYFEETNLQSLGRYVVLSYTYKLNTGNKKPKKHRK, encoded by the coding sequence ATGTTTTCAACCAAAATAAATTTTAAAATAGGAGCATTGTTAATGTTCCTATTTTGTTTTTCAATAAGTATTCAGGGTCAATCATCAGGTATAAAAGGTGTAATTACAGATGAAACAAATGTTCCTTTAGAAATGGTGTCTATAGCACTATTAAGCCCTAAAGACAACACCTTTTTAAGTTATACAACAACAGATGAAAAAGGAATGTTTTTACTAAATGATATTCCACAAGACACCATTGTTTTACAATTAGATTTATTGGGTTTTAAAACGTTTTCTAAAAAACTGATTTACAACAAAGAGTTAATCGATTTAAAAACCATTGTTTTAAAAGAAGACATCGGTCAATTAGATGAGATTGTTATTACGGCGGTTGTTCCTGTTCAAATTAAAAAAGACACGGTTAGTTTTAATGCAGATTCTTTTAAAGTTAATTTTGATGACAATATTGAAGGTTTATTAAATAAGCTTCCTGGTATTGAATTAGAAGAAGGAAAAATTGTAGCGCAAGGAACTACTGTTACTAAAATTTTTGTAGATGGAAAAGAATTTTTTGGTGGAGATCCATCCATCGTTTTAAAAAATATTTCTGCAGATGCAATTGCTAAAATCGAAGTAATCGATAAAAATAGTGATGAAGCAGAGCTTACAGGAGTTAATGATGGAAACAAAGAAGTTGTTATTAATTTCACCCTAAAAAAGTCGAAAAAAAATAGAGGTTTTGGTAAAGTTGCAGCCGGTTTAGGTTTAGATAATAGATATTTTAGTAATCTGAATTACAATCAATTTAATTCAAAATCTCAATTATCTGTTATTGGTAAGTTTAATAATATTAATGTTACAGGTTCTAATATTCAGGGGTTTTTACAAAATGCAGACGGAATTGCAGATGATTCAGATGATGACTCCGAAGATGATTTTATAAAGCCTCAAAAGAGTTTAAGTGGGTTTTTAAAAACAGGTGTTGCAGGTATCAATTATGGAAAAGAAATAAAGAAAAAAGAATCTTTTAATGTAGATTATTTTTATAACCTTTCAGAAAACAGAGGTATATCTAATACAAATAGAGTGTTTTTTTCTAATAAAAATAACTTTAATTATAAATCTGATAATAATTATTTTAACACTTCAGATAATCATAACTTAAATTTTAATTATGAGAATAAATCTAGTAAAACGAGTAGTTTAAGAATTAAGGGACGGTTTTATGCAGACAATAGAAAATCAGATTTAACTAGAGAGGGTTTGTATTTAGATACAAGTGATGTTTTGGTAACGACAAATACTAACATTTCCTCAAATTCGAATTTAAAGAAATTTGGAAATATAAATTTAAACTATTATCACAAATTACCAAAAGAAGGAAGAAGCTTTAGTACAAATTTTAATGCCGTTATTAATAACAGTCAAAAGAACAATAATCAGAATACTTTTATCGAAAGAAACCTTAATAAAACTAACCCTTCTACTACAAATTTTGAAATTTTAAGAGATGAAGATATCAATTCTGCCAATATTCTTGTAAGAATTAAGTATACAGAACCTCTTGGAGGAAATCACTATTTTAATACAGAAGCATCTTCGGAAATACTAACAGGTACAGAAAATACAAATCAAAATAGAAAAACCATTAAAACCACAACGGTAGAAGATTTTATAAACTATAATTATAAGTATTCAGAAAATAGTTTTAAAACTAAGTTTTCTCACAGTTATAATAAGCCTACCTTAAATGTGTCTTCGGGGTTAGAGTTCCAGACCTTAAATAGAAGTTTTGGAGAGGTTGATAAATTTCAATTTAAAAGAGAAGAACTCTATTTAAACCCGTATTTATTTTTTCAATACAAACCTAATAGAGGTCAGAAATTTAGATTTACCTATAGAAAATATGTAAAAGCACCAAGAGCAAATCAAACAAATCCTTTTTATAATGATATAAATCCGTATGCAATTTCTACAGGAAATCCTGATTTAAAAACAGAAAAAACAAATTCTTTTTTATTGTTGGCCAATGTGTACGATTTTAACTCATCTGTAAGTTTTAATGGTAAGTTGCAATATTTAAGTGCTACAGATGCTATTATTAGAAATGTAACCATAGATGACGATTATATTAGAACAGTAAGTTATCAAAATAGTGGTAAAAAAACACGTTTTAATGCGTTAGCAAATCTTACAAAGAAAGTTAATAGTTTAGGGTTGCGACTTAGCCTTAAAAGTAAATACTCTTACAATGCGGCAAATTCAATAGTAAACTACGAATTAAATAACGTAGCTTCTAAAGATTATTTAACAAGTTTATTAATTCAGAATAATAGTAAAAGGAAAGTAGATTTAAAAGCAGGGGCAACCTATATTTTAAATAACACCAGTTTTTCTATTGAGAAAGACTTAGATAGAAAGTTTACCACGCAAAAGTATTTTGGAATGGTAGATTTTGATATTTCTAAAAGACTAAACATTAATACACAATTTGATTACTTAGTATACACCGATAATAAATTTTTAATAAGACAAGAAATTCCTATTTGGAATGCTGCAATATCTTATTCTTTAAGCGCAAAGAATAATATTATTAAATTAGTTTTAATTGATCTTTTAGATAGAAATGTAGATGTTTATAGAAGAAGTACTCTAAATTATTTCGAAGAAACAAACTTGCAAAGTTTAGGTCGCTATGTGGTATTAAGTTATACTTATAAATTAAATACAGGTAACAAAAAGCCTAAGAAGCATAGAAAATAA
- a CDS encoding sulfatase, which produces MKPIRLITLTTCIILTISSCKKNTEKVAQNVVKKERPNIIWIMAEDMSTDLETYGMPNVKTPNLNKMASEGIRFDNAFVTNPICSPSRSAMMIGTHQVKTNSQNHRSNRDVPLDAQFKPFTKLLRDAGYTTILGNQSVMKKGRKTDVNFKSSKIGEWDGKTKFGLFDKYDTFTKEDQPFFAQIQLTVTHRGDWWNDVREKSAHPVDPNTVTLPPYMADDPAIRLDWAKYLDQIEYMDNEVGMIFKELENKGMADNTVVIFIGDNGRCNIRGKGYLQDTGLRIPFIIYYPKQFKGGQVRKDVVSATDITASIVDFAGIEVPSYMTGQPIFNKNFDRKFAYGARDLWDEIEEKSRAVTSGEWAYIRNDMPNVPYDAHQAYLEFYRPAVQVMRRLYKEGKLNENQKPFFEPTKPKEELYNLKEDPNELHNLATNVKYKDVLEKLRAETVQFDTEMTPVSNTYHPVPVPGQPFVKWFQKEHPKAYQEMKEGVEVGYKKYSTEYKKHLKSK; this is translated from the coding sequence ATGAAACCAATTAGATTAATCACCCTAACTACTTGTATTATTCTTACAATATCATCTTGTAAAAAAAATACAGAAAAAGTTGCTCAAAATGTTGTTAAAAAAGAACGTCCAAATATAATTTGGATCATGGCAGAAGATATGAGTACCGATTTAGAAACGTACGGAATGCCCAATGTAAAAACACCAAATTTAAACAAAATGGCATCAGAGGGAATCCGTTTTGATAATGCTTTTGTAACCAACCCAATTTGCTCTCCAAGTAGATCTGCCATGATGATTGGTACACATCAAGTTAAAACAAATTCTCAGAATCATAGAAGTAATAGAGATGTGCCTTTAGATGCTCAATTTAAACCTTTTACAAAACTGTTAAGAGATGCTGGTTATACTACTATTTTAGGAAACCAATCTGTAATGAAAAAAGGGAGAAAAACAGATGTAAACTTTAAAAGTTCAAAAATTGGAGAATGGGATGGAAAAACCAAGTTTGGTTTGTTTGATAAATATGACACGTTTACAAAAGAAGATCAACCATTTTTTGCTCAAATTCAATTAACAGTTACACATAGAGGAGATTGGTGGAATGACGTAAGAGAAAAATCTGCACATCCTGTAGACCCAAATACGGTTACTTTGCCACCTTATATGGCAGATGATCCTGCAATACGTTTAGATTGGGCTAAGTATTTAGACCAAATTGAATACATGGATAATGAGGTTGGAATGATCTTTAAAGAATTAGAAAATAAAGGAATGGCAGACAATACTGTTGTTATTTTTATAGGTGATAATGGGCGTTGTAACATTCGCGGAAAAGGGTATTTACAAGATACTGGTTTAAGAATTCCGTTTATTATCTATTATCCAAAACAATTTAAAGGAGGTCAGGTTAGAAAAGATGTGGTAAGTGCAACTGATATTACAGCTTCTATAGTAGATTTTGCAGGTATTGAGGTACCAAGTTATATGACTGGTCAGCCAATTTTTAATAAAAATTTCGATAGAAAATTTGCCTACGGAGCAAGAGACTTATGGGATGAGATTGAAGAAAAATCTAGAGCAGTTACTTCTGGAGAATGGGCTTATATTAGAAATGACATGCCAAATGTTCCTTATGATGCACATCAGGCGTATTTAGAGTTTTACAGACCTGCAGTGCAAGTTATGAGAAGATTATACAAAGAAGGAAAATTAAATGAAAATCAAAAACCATTTTTTGAGCCTACAAAACCAAAAGAAGAATTGTATAATTTAAAAGAAGACCCTAATGAACTTCATAATTTAGCGACCAATGTAAAATATAAAGATGTTTTAGAAAAATTACGAGCAGAAACGGTTCAGTTTGATACAGAAATGACTCCGGTAAGTAATACCTATCACCCAGTTCCTGTACCAGGGCAGCCTTTTGTAAAATGGTTTCAAAAAGAACATCCTAAAGCATATCAAGAAATGAAAGAAGGTGTAGAAGTTGGTTACAAAAAATATAGTACCGAATATAAAAAACACTTAAAAAGTAAATAA